From Staphylococcus sp. M0911, a single genomic window includes:
- a CDS encoding DUF86 domain-containing protein codes for MYFVDKDKLSEKLNYLQQLTNDYETNKTNQYAFERIAQMLIESSVDIGNMIIDGFILRDPGNYKDVIDILELENVISKETQEHINQTVDVRKQFAHNYIQLDTKEIEPLFDHALPYYKQFINEVVQFLNNENVPITAFGKGEN; via the coding sequence ATGTATTTTGTAGATAAAGATAAACTATCAGAAAAACTAAATTACTTACAACAATTAACAAATGATTATGAAACAAATAAAACAAATCAATATGCATTTGAAAGAATTGCACAAATGTTAATCGAATCTTCAGTCGATATTGGCAATATGATTATTGATGGATTCATTTTAAGAGATCCAGGTAATTATAAAGATGTTATCGATATTTTAGAATTGGAAAACGTCATTTCAAAAGAGACACAAGAGCATATTAATCAAACTGTTGATGTTAGAAAGCAATTTGCACACAACTACATTCAACTAGATACTAAGGAAATTGAACCATTATTTGATCATGCATTACCATATTATAAACAATTTATTAATGAGGTTGTGCAATTTCTAAATAATGAAAATGTTCCAATTACTGCATTTGGTAAAGGAGAGAATTAA